The Zymobacter palmae DNA window AAGGGCTGCTGGGTATTCGCAAGGGTCTGGAACTGTATGCCAACCTGCGCCCGGCCATCCTGTACCCGCAGCTGGCGGAAGCCTCTACGCTGCGCCCAGAAGTAGTGTCCGGTCTGGATATTATGATCGTGCGCGAACTGACAGGTGACATCTACTTCGGTGAGCCGCGTGGTTTTGGCGAGAAAGAAGATGGCACGCGCTATGGCTACAACACGTACATCAGCGATGAAAAAGAAATTCGTCGTATCGGTCGTACGGCGTTCGATCTGGCCCGTAAACGCAATCGCAAAGTGTGCTCTGTCGATAAAGCGAACGTGCTGGAAGCATCCATGCTGTGGCGCGAAATCATGAACGACATCGCGAAGGACTACCCGGATGTCGAACTGTCCCACATGTACATCGACAATGCGTCTATGCAGCTGGTGCGTGCGCCGAAGCAGTTCGACGTGATCGTGACCGGCAACATGTTCGGTGACATCCTGTCCGATGAAGCTTCCATGTTGACGGGCTCTATCGGTATGCTGCCGTCCGCTTCCCTCAATGCCAGCGGTCAGGGCATGTTCGAACCGAGCCACGGCAGTGCGCCAGATATCGCGGGTCAGAACATCGCTAACCCGCTGGCAACGATCCTCTCCGCGGCTATGATGCTGCGTTACTCGCTGGAAGCGCCAGAGCTGGCCGATCGCATCGAACGCGCCGTAGGCGACGTGTTGGATCAGGGGCTGCGCACGGCGGACATCATGCAGGAGGGGGCTCGTCGCGTTACGACCTCCGAGATGGGTGATGCCGTGGTCGAAGCGTTCAAACGCCTGAAATAATCCATTGCCCCTAGCGGCAATGCAGGCCCGGTGGCAATGCCATCGGGCCTGTGTGTTTATGGGTCTTTCGCACTTTCATTCCCCCTCTCCTTGGGTGCTGTTGGCAATAGCCCTACGTCCATTTTCATCGGTGATGGTATGTTTGATGGCGATGGCATGCGGTTCTGATCGCTTACTAGCGTCTGCGTTCTTAGAGGCTGTTTCATAACCTGAGTAGTTGCTTTTCCCTTTTTAAAATAAACGGCTTTTACTGCAGTTTTGTGGTTTGAAGTAATGGGTATGAGGGTGATGAAACACGCTCTTATTGCCGCCAGATATTCTTCTATGTTGATGACGTATTGACGATAGGTCGGTTAACAGAATGCTACTGTTTCCTGTCTGTCTGTCTGTCTGTCTGTCTGTCTGTCTGTCTGTCTGTCGGGGGGGCTGGTACGCCATGCTACTAGGTAGAGCTAGACAGAAGAAAAGTGGCTCTTGCAATGGCTCGCTTTGGCGCTAGTATCTCATTGATATAAAAGTATGTTTCTCTCGCCAGATAGGGGTATAAGTGCTGGCTATGGATGTTGCCACTGAGCGTATTTCATCACCCCAGCACCTATACCATCGAAGGCACTTCAATCCACAAAGTTGCGCTAGAAACCGCCTATTTTGGAAAGAGTAAAAGCAATTATTCAGGTTATGAGGCCGCCTATAATTTCAGTATGGTGATTCATAGCGGTCATCATTCATCATATTTCTATCATCAATAGGATGTTTTTTAATAATCTATTTTGATGTTCAAACCATAACAGGATTGTCATGATATATAGTATTTAGAGAGTGTTTTATAGGTTCAACAAACATTCGCTTCGTTCAGGTGTTTAAAATCTCAAAAACGCGGTAGAAATCATTCATTCTAGAGATGGGGAAATAAATTATTTGGGGTATAAAACGTCCTCTTAGTTTGGTTGTTAATAAATAATAATTTATGGATTTTTTATAATCGTATGGTATGAATGATAGGGGGCCTGCATTTTGTATCGAGCGTCAGTATCATCAGATTAATGATGGCTGGTTTTTTATTTTTGTTGTAGATTATCATTAGTTACAGCAATTTTACTGATGCCTTGATACTGCACATATCTTCCGACTCCCTTATGTTCTATATAATAATAAATGGATCGTCATTTAGTGAATGATGATGCTTCCATCACCGTTATCAATATTATGGTCTTCTCTGTGACACGTAGACTTATCTGTTCTTGTCGGCTTGCTGTTTTCATATTTTGGCGTGTGTCGATGCTTATCTTAAGAGGTGTGCCGATATAAAGCATGTGCTTTTTATGTCGGGGAAAGCATGGCTGTTCTTGATGCTGGGTGCCTATCTTGCTTGAGCTTGAGTCGTACCGTAAAGAAAAACCGTGCTGTGATGCAGATCGGGTAGAGGCCCACCGATCATGGGCGTATGCTATTTGAGTAGCGTGCTAAGTGGCGGCAAGGGTGGTGTTTTCGCCGCGCAGCAGGTAGGCGCAAGTCGGGCATCGTTATCCGTGGGTGGCAGCGCTATCGGATGGCATGGTGTATCAGGTTTTTGTCGTGACAGGTGATTCATGGAGCTCAACTGGAAAAGAAATCTCGCGTCAGTGTGGCTAGGGTGTTTTTTCACAGGGTTGGCCATGAGTCAGATCATGCCTTTCCTCCCGCTCTATGTGGAGCAGCTGGGCATCCATGAGCATGGGGCGTTAAGCTTGTGGTCAGGCCTGGTGTTCAGCAGTACCTTTTTGGTGGCCGCCATCGTTGCGCCGCTGTGGGGTAGTCTGGCAGACAGAATGGGGCGACGCCCCATGTTGCTGCGCGCGGCACTGGGCATGGCCATCGCGATTGCTTTGCAAGGTATGGCGACTAATGTCTACCAGCTGGTAGCGCTGCGGGCGTTGATGGGGCTGGCATCAGGTTTTATTCCCAATGGCATGGCGCTGGTCGCTTCTCAAGCCCCCCGTGAGCGCAGCGGTTGGGCGCTTGGAACGTTGTCGACGGCGCAGGTAACGGGCGTTATTGCCGGACCATTGCTGGGTGGCTTCTTGGCTGACCACATTGGTCTTCGGTGGGTCTTCATGCTGACATCGGGCATGATGTTTATAAGCTTTCTGGTCACGCTCTTTCTTATTCGGGAAGGGCGCGTGGTTCAGGTCGAGCGTAAGGACCATATGAGCAACCGCGAGGTGTTTCGCTCGTGGCAGTACCCGATGTTAATGCTGACTCTGTTCATTACTACCCTGATGATTCAGGTGGCCAACGGCTCCATTGGGCCAGTGCTGACGCTGTTCATTCGCTATCTGATCGGCGGAGGGCAGGAGAACGTCGCCTTCATGAGCGGGATAGTGGCCTCGCTGCCTGGTATTGCCGCCTTGATCGCGGCTCCTCGGTTGGGGCGCCTTGGTGACAAGGTCGGTATGGCAAGGATTCTAGTGCCAGCGTTGGCAGTCGCGGCGCTACTGTTCATCGCGATGTCACTGGTTGCGACCCCATGTCAGCTGGCAGGGCTGCGCTTTCTGCTTGGTTTTGCCGATGGCGCGTTACTGCCAGCGGTGCAGACTCTGCTGGTCACTTTCAGTAGCCAGCGGGTGACGGGCCGTGTGCTGGGCTACAATCAGTCCTTTCTCTACTTGGGCAATATGCTGGGTCCCATGATGGGGTCGACCGTCTCTGCGCTGTGGGGGTTCCGCTGGGTGTTCGTTGCCACTTCGGTATTGGTAGCCCTCAATGCGATCCAGCTGTTCATCAATGTGCGGCGCTTGCCGCGAGAGGTACGGTATGGGCACAAGCTGCCCGAGGACAAAATGACATCTCGCTGATGACTAAATAAAAAGGCCGCATTTAGCGGCCTTTTTATTTGATGGGACATTGTCATTATTATGATGTGTACTTGTCGGTTAGAGCCTCTTATGACGGAGGTGACGATGTAACAAACAATGCCCTTTAAAAAGAAAAACGCGCCAGCGGGCGCGTTTAATAGGAGATGCTTTTTTCATATCGGCAAAAGTCGCAGTGCCTTGAGTACATTATCGATCATGTCTTTTTGCTACATGAACATGCGGCCCTGACAGAAGATAAGGACGTCTGCAGGGTGACACTGCGCTTATATGAACGCATGGCGTGTAAAAAGGGACGCATGGAAGCCATGCGTCAAACAAGAGCCTTTTGACACGCCATACTTATCGGCGCAAAAAAATCTATTTTTAGCATTCCTTTCATTTTTGTCTGATTTAGTAAATCCGCAGACTGAAAACGAGAAGGGCGCCCAATTAACGATTCTTGCGCCCTTTACGGTGTTTGATATATCGATGTTGCAAGCCCCGAAGGCTGACAACTACTGCGCTGCTGAGTACGCCTTGAGAATCAGCGTGCGTGCGCTGTCGTCGACATCGCCGAACCAGTCGAACGTTGTCGTGGTCAGCGTGCCGCTGGCACGCTGTCGCTCACGAATCAAGGCACCGCGTACGTTGCTGTGGATGTCGACCAGAGCGATGTACTGCTCCGAGCTGCAGTCATGGGGTTTGCAGCCAGTGATCACAGTATAGATAAGACCGTCCTGTTCATACTTGCCCACTGGACTGGCGGTGCCATAGTTGGCCACCCATTTGTGCTGATTCAGCAAGGGTTTTGTGGCGTGCTGGAAGGCCTGCTGAGTTTGCGGATGGCTTTTCATATAAGCGTCAGGATAAGTTTGAGCTTCGTCTGCCACGGCTTGACCCATCGTCAACAAGCTCAATGTTGCGAATAGCAGGTGAGAGGTGGTGTGGCAAAATGTAGCATGCAGTGACGGGCGCATAATGAGGCTCCTTCAGCGAAAGAAAAATGAGCGATATGGAGAACGCTCATATTGGCTCAAGATAGCGTCTTTTTACGAAAAGTGAACGGTGTTTAGTGCCAATTGGATAAAAACGGAGTGTTGTAGAGAATTCCGTTAGGGGACGATAATAGTTGTATTCAAAAGTAAACACGTTTCGTCTATCCAACCAAGGTGGCATAGAAGCCCCTGTCAAAAAGGATAACTATACGTGCAAGCCTAACGGTAACAGTCGTGTTTTCGGAGAAAAGCATCGCCTATGATGCGGTTTTTCAATGAAAAATGAGACATGTTGCCTTTGTGATGGGCACCCATTTCCATTGGTTATTCATTGACCATTCCCCTATGGCAACCCTGACACAAGGAGCGCCTCAAATGCTCAACAATGAAACCCTGTCTACTCTGCCGAGCTCCATTGCTACGCCCGACTACGATCGCAGCACTGTAACTCCGGGTATCGTTCACTTCGGTATGGGTAACTTCTTCCGTGCTCACGAAGCGTTCTATATTGATCGCTGCTTGGCACGTGAAGATCAGCGTGACTGGGGTATCGTCGGTGTCGAACTGATCGACAACGACGCTATGCGTGAAAAAGCGGCTGCCTACAAACGTCAGAACGGTCTGTACTCTCTGACTGAAGTTGATTCCGACGGCAGCTCTTCCGTTCGTGTCATTGGTTCCGTTATCGACTACATGCACGCACCGGAAAACCCGGAAGCCGTCATCAAGCTGCTGGCTGATCCGGCTATCCGCATCATCAGCATGACCATCACTGAAG harbors:
- a CDS encoding Ivy family c-type lysozyme inhibitor produces the protein MRPSLHATFCHTTSHLLFATLSLLTMGQAVADEAQTYPDAYMKSHPQTQQAFQHATKPLLNQHKWVANYGTASPVGKYEQDGLIYTVITGCKPHDCSSEQYIALVDIHSNVRGALIRERQRASGTLTTTTFDWFGDVDDSARTLILKAYSAAQ
- the leuB gene encoding 3-isopropylmalate dehydrogenase; the protein is MTNRILVLPGDGIGPEITAEAVKVLDACYEEGFDMELVFGKVGGDAIDATGVPLPDETLKAAHDADAILLGAVGGPKWEALEPREHRPEKGLLGIRKGLELYANLRPAILYPQLAEASTLRPEVVSGLDIMIVRELTGDIYFGEPRGFGEKEDGTRYGYNTYISDEKEIRRIGRTAFDLARKRNRKVCSVDKANVLEASMLWREIMNDIAKDYPDVELSHMYIDNASMQLVRAPKQFDVIVTGNMFGDILSDEASMLTGSIGMLPSASLNASGQGMFEPSHGSAPDIAGQNIANPLATILSAAMMLRYSLEAPELADRIERAVGDVLDQGLRTADIMQEGARRVTTSEMGDAVVEAFKRLK
- a CDS encoding multidrug efflux MFS transporter, translated to MELNWKRNLASVWLGCFFTGLAMSQIMPFLPLYVEQLGIHEHGALSLWSGLVFSSTFLVAAIVAPLWGSLADRMGRRPMLLRAALGMAIAIALQGMATNVYQLVALRALMGLASGFIPNGMALVASQAPRERSGWALGTLSTAQVTGVIAGPLLGGFLADHIGLRWVFMLTSGMMFISFLVTLFLIREGRVVQVERKDHMSNREVFRSWQYPMLMLTLFITTLMIQVANGSIGPVLTLFIRYLIGGGQENVAFMSGIVASLPGIAALIAAPRLGRLGDKVGMARILVPALAVAALLFIAMSLVATPCQLAGLRFLLGFADGALLPAVQTLLVTFSSQRVTGRVLGYNQSFLYLGNMLGPMMGSTVSALWGFRWVFVATSVLVALNAIQLFINVRRLPREVRYGHKLPEDKMTSR